One segment of Pseudomonas sp. FP2196 DNA contains the following:
- the mdtD gene encoding multidrug transporter subunit MdtD: MPNRPPLDAITARWLPWVVAIAFFMQSLDGTILNTALPAMARDLAEDPLRMQGVVIAYMLTVALLIPASGWIADRFGTKKIFFGAILLFSLGSLLCALSSSLSMLIGARVIQGLGGALMLPVGRLVVLRAYPRSELVRIMGFITIPGLLGPLIGPTMGGWMVEYLTWHWIFLINLPVGVIGCYAVWKFIPDLRGSERTRFDSLGFLLFGAAMILITVAMEGLGELHLPHLRVMLLLFGGMACLAAYWLRAGHIENPLFAPSLFKTRTFAVGILGNLFARLGSGALPFLVPLLLQVALGYSPSQAGMSMLPLAAAAMVAKWVARPLIERLGYRIVLTGNTLALGIMLASMGLVSEQTPYWLLLCLLAVLGAINSLQFTAMNTVTLIDLDDASASSGNSLLSVVAQLSLSLGVACAGALLGGFTAEIGNDGVETVLGAFQLTFVTVGIMAMLAATIFSQLSKEDGRRAKRPEEHIEH, from the coding sequence ATGCCCAACCGCCCGCCTCTCGACGCCATTACCGCCCGCTGGTTGCCGTGGGTCGTCGCCATTGCGTTCTTCATGCAGTCCCTCGACGGGACCATTCTCAACACCGCCCTGCCCGCCATGGCTCGCGATCTGGCCGAAGATCCCTTGCGTATGCAAGGCGTGGTCATCGCCTACATGCTCACCGTGGCGTTGCTGATTCCCGCCTCCGGCTGGATCGCCGACCGCTTCGGCACCAAGAAAATCTTTTTCGGCGCGATCCTGCTGTTCAGCCTCGGCTCGCTGCTCTGCGCGTTGTCGAGCAGCCTGAGCATGCTGATCGGCGCCCGAGTGATTCAGGGCCTGGGCGGTGCGTTGATGCTGCCGGTCGGGCGACTGGTGGTGCTGCGTGCCTATCCGCGATCCGAACTGGTGCGGATCATGGGCTTCATCACCATTCCCGGCCTGCTTGGCCCATTGATCGGCCCGACCATGGGCGGCTGGATGGTGGAGTACCTGACGTGGCACTGGATCTTCCTGATCAACCTGCCGGTGGGCGTGATCGGTTGTTACGCGGTATGGAAATTCATTCCCGACCTGCGCGGCAGCGAACGCACACGCTTCGATAGCCTCGGTTTTTTGCTGTTTGGTGCGGCGATGATCCTGATCACCGTCGCCATGGAAGGCCTCGGCGAACTGCACCTGCCACACTTGCGGGTGATGTTGCTGCTGTTCGGCGGCATGGCGTGTCTCGCGGCGTACTGGCTGCGCGCCGGGCATATCGAAAATCCATTGTTCGCGCCATCGCTGTTCAAGACTCGTACATTTGCCGTCGGCATTCTCGGCAACCTGTTCGCCCGTCTGGGCAGCGGCGCCTTGCCGTTTCTGGTGCCGTTGCTGCTGCAGGTGGCGCTGGGTTATTCACCGTCGCAAGCCGGGATGAGCATGCTGCCACTGGCCGCTGCGGCGATGGTCGCCAAGTGGGTCGCGCGGCCGCTGATCGAACGTTTGGGCTATCGCATCGTGCTAACAGGCAACACGCTGGCGCTGGGGATCATGCTGGCGAGCATGGGCCTGGTCAGCGAGCAGACACCGTACTGGTTGCTCTTGTGCCTGCTGGCGGTGCTTGGCGCAATCAACTCGCTGCAATTTACGGCGATGAACACCGTGACCCTGATCGACCTCGATGACGCCAGCGCCAGTAGCGGCAACAGTCTGCTGTCGGTGGTCGCGCAGTTGTCGTTGAGTCTCGGCGTGGCGTGCGCCGGTGCATTGCTCGGTGGTTTTACGGCGGAGATCGGCAACGATGGTGTGGAAACCGTGCTCGGCGCGTTCCAGTTGACCTTTGTCACCGTCG